CCCGCTCAGGTAGGGGGCCAGCGCGTCGGTGCCACCTTTCGAGTCGATGTGGAATTCCGGCGGTGATGTCGCATACACCACCGTGGCGGAGAGCGCGGGTGCCGCGGGAAGGAGAGCCAGGGCGATGGTCCACATTTTTGCGCGGCCGGACTTCATGTCTTGCAGGCTACCGGGCATTTTTGATTGAGTAAAGATAAGGACGCACAAGCATTCCGAGCCTCGCCAATTTCCACCCGCTCATGTCCAACCCTTACATCGGCGAAATCCGGATGGTCGGCTTCAATTTCGCACCACCCGGCTGGGCGCTGTGCCACGGCCAGCTTCTCGCTATCTCGGAGTATGAGGTGTTATTCCAGTTGATCGGGACTACCTACGGCGGGGATGGGCAGCAGACTTTCGCGGTGCCGGACCTGCGTGGAAGAGCACCCGTCCACATGGGTCAGGGCCCGACCCTCAGTCCGCGGACTCTCGGCCAATTTTCCGGCTCGGAGACGGAGACAATCGTCACACAGCAACTCCCGGCCCATTCCCACCCGCTTTCGTCCGTGGGAGTGCCCTCGACGAACCTGGTGGGGAATGCTGCATCTCCCGGTAGCCTGCGCCTTGCCCGCGCGAGCGATGGCGAGAAGAACTACTCTTCCGATGTAGCCGACGGCGCCATCGCTCTCGCCTTCACAGGGAATACCCAGCCTGTGGGCAATACCATGCCACACGCGAATCTGCCGCCGTTCCTCACGGTGAATTTCATCATCTCGCTCTTCGGCATCTTTCCTTCTCCCACTTGAGCGCCACCCGCTTCACCAAGATCCAACCCAACTCTTCCCATGGCAGATCCTTTCGTCGCAGAAATCAGGATGGCAGGCTTCAACTTCGCCCCGGTAGGCTGGGCGCAGTGCAGTGGCCAGTTGCTCTCGATCCAGCAAAATACCGCACTCTTTTCCCTGCTGGGCACCACCTACGGGGGTAACGGCAACACGACATTCGCTCTGCCGGATCTTCGTGGCCGGATGCCTATCCACCAGGGGCAGGGCCCGGGCGGCCTCACCAGCCGTACGCTGGGAAGTTCGGGCGGCAGCGAGAACGTGACTCTCACCACCGCAGAGATCCCGGCCCACACGCATGCGCTTACCGGAGGCACCCTACCCACCGTGCAGGCGGCGGGCAACCAGACGACGCCGAATGGCAACCGCCTGTCGCGCGCCAGCGATGGCGAGAGCAATTTCTCGAATGCGGCGGCGGATGGTAGCATCGCGCTTACGGGCAATACGTCCTCGGTCGGCGGTGGCTTGGCGCACAACAACATGCCTCCATTCCTCACGGTAAATTTCATCATCGCGCTGCAGGGGATCTTCCCGCAGCGGCCCTGAGTCACACGTGTTCCGCCTCGCCACGGTCTCCCTGCGGCCGGAGGTTCCGGAGGACCGGGATTTCCTGGTCGATCTGTATCTGTCCACGCGGGACGATGAGGCGGGCTTCCGCGACCTGCCTCCGGCGGAGCGCACCCGCTGGCTCGTCCAGCAATACGAGTGGCAGACGCTCTCCTACCGGCAGACCTATCCGCATGCGTGGTTCACCATCGTCATGGTGGAGGGGCGTCCGGCAGGGCGTCTCTATGTCGCGCGGATGACCGATTGCCTGCGCGTCATGGATATCTCGCTGCTGCCGGAATTCCGTGGCCACGGCATCGGCACGCAGCTCCTGAAGAATGTCCAGGCGGAGGGCCAGCGGACCCAGGTGCCGGTGCGGTTGGAGGCGGTGATCGGCGATCCGGTGCAGGGATTTTACCAGCGGCTCGGCTTTCGCATCATCAGGACCTCGGCGATGCGCCATACCATGGAATGGACTCCTCCACGGCCGCCGGGAAGTTGAGTGATGTTGTTGATCAGATTGTGTGAAATGTTTGTCTGTCTCGGAGTGCTTCCGGGGCGATTTGTAGGGGAATACCCAACTTGAGCGGTGATGTGCCGGATTCGAATTGATATCCGCGGGAGGTGGCGGGATAGCTCGTGCACCCCCCGGCGTGATGCGCTGATCCCTCCCTCATCGATTACGCGCCGCAATCCCCCCGTTGCGAATGAATTGGTCTCCCCTCCCTCTCCGCGTCCTCGCGGCTGGCCTCGCTGCCCTCGCCCTCGCGGCGGGTGCCACCTTGCCCGAATACGGCACCGCGCCGGTCATCAGTGAATTCCTCGCGTCGAATGGCAGCGGCCTCACGGATCAATTCGGCAACCGCGAGGACTGGATCGAGGTACACAATCCGACGAAGGCCGCGGTGAACCTGAACGGCTGGTATCTCACGGGAAATGCCACGAACCTGAAGAAGTGGAAATTCCCCGCGGTGACGCTCCCGGCGAATGGCTATCTCGTGGTCTTCGCGTCGAACCGCGACCTGCGGAACGCGGCCAATCCGCTCCACACGAATTTCAAGCTCGGTGCCTCCGGCGAATATCTCGCGCTGGTGCGGCCTGACGGGACGACGATCGTCTCGGAATACGCGCCGACCTTCCCCGCGCAGGTGTCGGACATTTCCTACGGCCTGACGCCGGTGGCAGGGGAGTCATCGGTGTTGCTGGCGGCGGGTGCCCCGGCGGACGTGCTGGTGCCGTCCGGGCCGCTGCCTGCGAACTGGAAGCTGCCGACTTTCACGCCGGATGCCTCGTGGTCCAGCGGGCTCTCCGCGGTGGGGTATGATACCACGCCGATGATTGCGGGCGGGGCGAAGATCCTGCTGGTGGTGGACACGTCAGCGAATGCCGCCGCGCGCGCCGGGGACCAGACGCTGGTGAACCGCCTGACGAATACCCACGGCCACGTGGTTACCACCGTGGACGACAATGCGGTGCAAGCCGCCGATGCCACGGGCAAGGACCTGGTGTTCGTTTCCTCTACCGTTTCCGCCAGCGCGGTGAATACGAAGCTGAAGGACGTGACGGTGCCGGTCGTGAATTGCGAGCGCGGCCTGACCGATGACTTCCTGCTCAGCGTGGCGGGCTCCGCGGTGAGCGCTCAGACGGCGGTGCATCTCACCACGGTCGGCGCGGCCCATCCGCTCGGCGCGGGCTTCCCCGCCGGGCCGCTCACGGTGCGCAGTTCGGCAGGCAATCTGAATGCCGCGGATCTCTCGAATCTCGCGCCGGATGCCGTGGTGGTGGCCACCGCGGACGCGGGGAAGCCGGTGATCCTGGAAGTGGCGGCCGGCAAGAAGCTCCGCGGAGGTGTCATCGCCCCGGCGAGCCGCATCCACTTCTTCCTCGATGACGACGGGCTGGGTCCTCTCACGGCGAGCGGGCTGGCGATCTTTGACGCATGCATCCTCCATGCTCTCGGCGATTTCGTGCCGCCCCCGCCGTATCACGATCTCATCGGCCACGACATCGAGCCGGCCATGCATGGCGTGCGCTCGACCGCGGCGATGCGCTTCACCTTCGTGCCTGAGTCTGTCTCTCAGCTCCGTGCCCTGCTGCTGAAAATGCGCTGCGACGATGGCTATGTGGCGTGGTTGAATGGAGTGGAAATCGCGCGCCGCAATGCCCCGGCGAATCCCACCTGGAACTCCGCCGCCACCGCTGCAAGCCCGGGCATGGACCTGGAGAGCATCGACATCAGCAACCGGCTTGGCCTGCTCGTCGCGGGCGAGACGAACGTGCTGGCGATCCAGGGGCTGAATGTCTCCGCCGCCGACGATGACTTCCTCGTGATGCCGGAGGTGGTCGCGGCCACGGGCATCACGACGAAGGAGGAATACTACACGACCGCCACGCCTGCCGCGGCGAACATGACCAGCACGCTCGGCATGGTGCCGGAGGTAGTCTTCAGCAAGGAGCGCGGGTATTTCAATGCGCCCTTTTCCCTCGTGCTCACGAGCCCCATGGCGGAGACGCAGATCCGCTACACCACGGACGGCACCGCACCCACCGCGACCACCGGGCAGATCTACACCGCGCCCATCCCGGTCTCCACCACCGCCACCATCCGCGCTTGTGCCTATCGCACCGGCTACACCTCGTTGCGACCGGAGACGCGGACGTATCTCTACCTGCCGGACATCATCCAGCAGCCCGCCACCATCGCCGGATGGCCGAATCCCCTGATCAGCACCGGCACCGTGACAAAGGTGCACGACTACGAGATGGACCCGACGCTGGTGTCCGACCCCGCTTTCCGCGATGAGCTGATCGAGGGCTTCGCCGACATCCCCACCGTCTCCGTGGTCGTGAAGAAGACCGACATGTGGACGGCGGCGGGCGAGGGGGGCTTCTACCGCGGCACGGACCTCGAGCGCGCCGCCTCAGTGGAATACATCAATCCGGAGAACCCCGAGGAAACCACCCAGGCGGATTGCGGCATCCAAGGCCACAGCCACGACCGCATGAAGCGCTCGCTGCGGCTGTCCTTCAAGGCGGCGTATGGCGACAAGAAATTCGACTCTGCCATCTTCACCGGCGTCCCGTGGGGCGGCGAGGCGGGCAATCGCGAGGTGGACAACATCGTGCTCCGCGCGGGGAACAACCACAGCTTTGCCCGGAGCTGGAATCCCACGACCAGCACTTGCACGGAGGATGAATTCTACCGCGCGACGCAGATCGCGATGGGCCGTCCGGGCTCGCCGGGGCGCTTCGTCCACCTCTTCATCAATGGCGTCTATTGGGGCCTCTACAATGCGGTGCAGCGCCCGGATGCGGACTTCGCCGCGAGTTCGCTCGGCGGGGAAAAGGAGGAGTGGTTCAGCGTGAACCACGGTGGCGTCCACGGCGGCGGGGACAGCACCCGCTGGGACTACCTGACGACCACGCTGGTGGGGAAGAACATGGCGAATGCCGCAAACTACGCCGAGCTCGGCCAGTATGTGGATCTGCCCGCCTTCGTGGACTACGTGCTGTGCGCGTTCTTCATCGGCATGGATGACTGGCCGCTGAACAACTGGTGGGGTGGGAATCGCAATACCCCGGCGGGGCCATTCCAGTTCTTCACATGGGACGGTGAGACCTCATGGGGCACGGGCAATGGCTCGAACACCACGGCCTGGGTCCATCCGAATTTCCGCGCGATCAATCCGATCTCCAGTGCCGCTCCGGCGGCGAAGATCTGGCAGGCCGCCCGTGCGAACCCGAACTTCATCGCCCTAGTCGGGGATCGGCTGCAGAAGCACATCTCCGCGGGCGGCGCGCTTAGTACTGCGGAAGTAGTAGCTCGCTGGGACCGCATCAATACCCATGTCGAGGATGCCATCTACGGCGAGTCCGCACGCTGGGGGGACACGATGCAAGAGCCGCCCACGCGACCGACCATTGAGTGGCGCAACGAGGTGAACCGCGTGCGGAACATCATGCTCACCGGCACGCCCGCGGGCACGGGCACCACCGAGAATTCAACTCTCCTGCGGAATGCGATGCGTGTGCAGGGATACTTTCCGGCCATCGACGCCCCGGCCTTCAGCGAGGAGGGCGGTGAGGTGGCGCAGGGCTACCAGCTCGGCATGACGAATCCGAATGCCACGGGCACGATCTACTACACGGTGGACGGCACCGATCCCCGGCTCGCAGGCGGCGGTATCTCATCCGCCGCGACCGCTTACTCCGGTGCGGTGGTGATTCCGTATTCGCTCGTCGTGAAGGCCCGCGTGCGGCAGGGCACCGTGTGGAGCGCGCTGAATGAACGCAGCTTCATTTCAGAAGGTCCCGCCCCGCTCCGCATTACCGAGATCATGTATCATCCAGCGGACCCGGATGCGGAGGAACTCGCCGAGGGATTTTCAGACCAGAATGAATTCGAGTTCCTGGAGTTCCGGAACATCGGCACTGAGGGGCTGGATCTCACGGGAGCCACCTTCACCAGCGGCCTCACCTTCACCTTCGGCGAGAAGACACTGCCACTTGGCGGGACGATCCTGCTGGTAAAAAATGCCGCCGCTTTCGTGGCCCGCTACGGCACGGAGATCCCGGTGGACGGTGTGTATGACGGGAGCCTGGACAATGGTGGCGAGCGCCTGCGGCTGAAGAACGCGCAGGGGCAGACGCTCTTTGACATCACCTACGACGACGGCTGGCATCCCGCCTCGGATGGCGAGGGGCACTCTCTGGTGCCGGTGGATCTCGCTGCACCGCTATCAGCCTTCGCGTCGGCATCCGGCTGGCGGGCGAGCACCCGCATCCATGGCTCGCCGGGTGCCACCGATCCTCCGTCCGATCCGGTCGAGCCACCTCCTCTCACCTTCGTTTCGTGGCGGCAAGATGTCTTCGACTCCACCGAACTCGCCGATGTGACCGTCAGCGGTGCGGACGCGGACCCGGATGGCGATGGCTTGGCGAACGTCCTGGAATATGTGATCGGCACCGATCCGAAGGTCCCGCAGTCATCGCGTGCCGGAGTGGCTGGTGCGCTCGTGACGCGTGGCGCGCCGGATCTGGTGCCCACCTCGGAAGGCTGGCGCTTCATCTATGCGCGGCGGAGGCAGGAGACACTAGGCGGCCTCACCGTGGTGGCGCAGACCTGTGGCGAGCTCAGCGCGTGGACGTCGCTCCCTGCGGCTGTTGTCATCGGTGGTGATGACGAGGTGGAAGTGCTCGCCGTGGACCTGCCGCCGGGCGGGCCCGGGCCTGCGTTCTTCCGTCTGTCCGTGACGGTGGATGCACCTTGAGACGGGGCGCACGAAAAAGGGCCGGGTGATCCCGGCCCGTGTTGCTCTCCGACGTGCGAAGATGCCGGTCGATCAATCGAGCGAATACTCGCCGTCCTCGCCGATGCCGATCCACTTCAGGCGGCCGAAGGCGCGCAGGATGGCGGGCGTGAGTTCTTCCGCCTCGTCTTCCGCATGCTCGACCGTCGCGGAGCGGGTGAGGCCGCGCATGGACTCGATGCTGATCACCGTGCGCGAGCCTTCGAAGTGAATCCAGTCGCCCCAGTTCTTCGACTCGTGGCGCGGGTAGAGCTTCTCCTTGCGGAGCGCATCGACGACTTCCTTGATCGTGCAGGGTTCTTCGGAATCGGGCAGTTGCAGGACGGTTTCCATGTGCGGGTGGCGAACGTGAGGGGAATGCGGGGCGAATGGAAGCTTCGCATCGCCGTAAATACAAGCCGCCACTTTCCATCCGTGGTCATGGTGGTGACATCACGTAGGCATCGGGTGAAGCCGGCCGTCGGGATGGTCTCCGCACTGTCACCAGTACAACCACGAAAAATGCCGCGCATGCGTCAGCCACCGGGAACGCGGAATTCATTCCGCCCAGGTCATCCGCGCAAGCCATCACCAGAAAACAACCACCGACGAAGCTCCGCTCTTTCGGCATTCCTCAAGCAATGGGAAAGTTCCTCGCGATGATTTCGTTTGCGGTGGCATCACTCCTGATGCTGACAGGTTGCAAGCCGGAGGGAACGCGATCCAATCGCATCGTCGGCAACATGGCTTTGATCTCAGCAGCTCTCAAGATGTTCAAGGTGCATGCCGGGAGATATCCCACCGAAGAAGAGGGCCTGAAGGCTCTGATCGAAAGGCCTGCGACCTATCCCGAGAACAAGCGATGGACGAAGATCATGGACAAGCTGCCGCTGGATCCATGGGGTAATCCATACCAATACGTGAAGAGCGATGATCCGTCGGAGATCGACATGCCAGATTGGACGTTTGACGGCCACGGCCTCTATTCACTCGGTCCTGACGGCATCTCGAATTCCCGTGG
The genomic region above belongs to Luteolibacter flavescens and contains:
- a CDS encoding type II secretion system protein GspG, which codes for MALISAALKMFKVHAGRYPTEEEGLKALIERPATYPENKRWTKIMDKLPLDPWGNPYQYVKSDDPSEIDMPDWTFDGHGLYSLGPDGISNSRGCDDEDLNSWDESSMDKRPLGQRMLESRHAPYAGAAILALILCIGTILRGRKGATA
- a CDS encoding lamin tail domain-containing protein; amino-acid sequence: MNWSPLPLRVLAAGLAALALAAGATLPEYGTAPVISEFLASNGSGLTDQFGNREDWIEVHNPTKAAVNLNGWYLTGNATNLKKWKFPAVTLPANGYLVVFASNRDLRNAANPLHTNFKLGASGEYLALVRPDGTTIVSEYAPTFPAQVSDISYGLTPVAGESSVLLAAGAPADVLVPSGPLPANWKLPTFTPDASWSSGLSAVGYDTTPMIAGGAKILLVVDTSANAAARAGDQTLVNRLTNTHGHVVTTVDDNAVQAADATGKDLVFVSSTVSASAVNTKLKDVTVPVVNCERGLTDDFLLSVAGSAVSAQTAVHLTTVGAAHPLGAGFPAGPLTVRSSAGNLNAADLSNLAPDAVVVATADAGKPVILEVAAGKKLRGGVIAPASRIHFFLDDDGLGPLTASGLAIFDACILHALGDFVPPPPYHDLIGHDIEPAMHGVRSTAAMRFTFVPESVSQLRALLLKMRCDDGYVAWLNGVEIARRNAPANPTWNSAATAASPGMDLESIDISNRLGLLVAGETNVLAIQGLNVSAADDDFLVMPEVVAATGITTKEEYYTTATPAAANMTSTLGMVPEVVFSKERGYFNAPFSLVLTSPMAETQIRYTTDGTAPTATTGQIYTAPIPVSTTATIRACAYRTGYTSLRPETRTYLYLPDIIQQPATIAGWPNPLISTGTVTKVHDYEMDPTLVSDPAFRDELIEGFADIPTVSVVVKKTDMWTAAGEGGFYRGTDLERAASVEYINPENPEETTQADCGIQGHSHDRMKRSLRLSFKAAYGDKKFDSAIFTGVPWGGEAGNREVDNIVLRAGNNHSFARSWNPTTSTCTEDEFYRATQIAMGRPGSPGRFVHLFINGVYWGLYNAVQRPDADFAASSLGGEKEEWFSVNHGGVHGGGDSTRWDYLTTTLVGKNMANAANYAELGQYVDLPAFVDYVLCAFFIGMDDWPLNNWWGGNRNTPAGPFQFFTWDGETSWGTGNGSNTTAWVHPNFRAINPISSAAPAAKIWQAARANPNFIALVGDRLQKHISAGGALSTAEVVARWDRINTHVEDAIYGESARWGDTMQEPPTRPTIEWRNEVNRVRNIMLTGTPAGTGTTENSTLLRNAMRVQGYFPAIDAPAFSEEGGEVAQGYQLGMTNPNATGTIYYTVDGTDPRLAGGGISSAATAYSGAVVIPYSLVVKARVRQGTVWSALNERSFISEGPAPLRITEIMYHPADPDAEELAEGFSDQNEFEFLEFRNIGTEGLDLTGATFTSGLTFTFGEKTLPLGGTILLVKNAAAFVARYGTEIPVDGVYDGSLDNGGERLRLKNAQGQTLFDITYDDGWHPASDGEGHSLVPVDLAAPLSAFASASGWRASTRIHGSPGATDPPSDPVEPPPLTFVSWRQDVFDSTELADVTVSGADADPDGDGLANVLEYVIGTDPKVPQSSRAGVAGALVTRGAPDLVPTSEGWRFIYARRRQETLGGLTVVAQTCGELSAWTSLPAAVVIGGDDEVEVLAVDLPPGGPGPAFFRLSVTVDAP
- a CDS encoding phage tail protein, whose product is MSNPYIGEIRMVGFNFAPPGWALCHGQLLAISEYEVLFQLIGTTYGGDGQQTFAVPDLRGRAPVHMGQGPTLSPRTLGQFSGSETETIVTQQLPAHSHPLSSVGVPSTNLVGNAASPGSLRLARASDGEKNYSSDVADGAIALAFTGNTQPVGNTMPHANLPPFLTVNFIISLFGIFPSPT
- a CDS encoding phage tail protein is translated as MADPFVAEIRMAGFNFAPVGWAQCSGQLLSIQQNTALFSLLGTTYGGNGNTTFALPDLRGRMPIHQGQGPGGLTSRTLGSSGGSENVTLTTAEIPAHTHALTGGTLPTVQAAGNQTTPNGNRLSRASDGESNFSNAAADGSIALTGNTSSVGGGLAHNNMPPFLTVNFIIALQGIFPQRP
- a CDS encoding GNAT family N-acetyltransferase, translating into MFRLATVSLRPEVPEDRDFLVDLYLSTRDDEAGFRDLPPAERTRWLVQQYEWQTLSYRQTYPHAWFTIVMVEGRPAGRLYVARMTDCLRVMDISLLPEFRGHGIGTQLLKNVQAEGQRTQVPVRLEAVIGDPVQGFYQRLGFRIIRTSAMRHTMEWTPPRPPGS